The uncultured Methanolobus sp. sequence TTTGATAGCCTCTTTTCCTTCCACCGGTTCCTCAGGAACCTGATAGTTGATGGCGTTTTCATCGTACATATCAGCAAGTCCTGCTGAATCTGCATTGTTAAAGGCTTCAACCCATTTTTTTATAAGTTCTCTTGGGCGCATGTATTCAAATCCTTAGTTCTCTGTAACTCTCATTTTTTGTTAATCAACGGAACATCCGGAAGGTTCTCGTAAACTTCATCATAGCTCTTGTATTCAGTCAAAACTTCAACAACAACCGAAATAGGATCAGCCCATATCTCAGGCAGGTCTGCTTCGCCTTCAATCCTGATCTCATATGCAAGCTGCTCGTGAGGTGGGTTGAACTGAGCATCCACTCCTTCCTTATTTCCCCTGGCATCAATCCGGTACCATCCAAACTCTTCCAGATAAACTGCATTCAGAGCGTGTAAACAGAATGGTCCTCCATCTGCATTGTCATCCTTGCTCAAACGCTGGTAACAGATTCCCGCCGGAATTGAGTTTGCCCTGAGAAGTGCTGCAAGGAGATGGCTCTTAGCATAACAGTAGCCGGTTCCGTATTCAAGAACTTCGGATGCTTTCAGGGTGACAGGATTCATACGGTAGTCATAGCTGTGTTTGATTTCATCCCTGACGAACTCGAAACAGAGTCTGGATATTTCTGTTGGGTTCTGACTGTTGCTTGCGAGTTCCTTTGCTTTTTTCATGACCGAGGGGTGATTGAAGTCGATGATGTCCGTTGGTTTCAGATAATCCTGCCTTGCTGTCATTATAGTTAGTATTGAGTCTGTGGACAATGAAAATGTTTTCGTTTTTGGAATTTTGAAAATAACTGTAAAATGAATGTTTCATGAGCAAGATAGACTATAACTGTGTAATTACTATATAGTGTATCGGTAAATTTATATAGAATTATCAATAATTGCAATATTGCAATTATGGTAAAAGATGACAATTTCTCCAAATCTTATATAGTTTATAAATATTTTTGTGACAATCCTCGCGAGATAGTTACACCAAAAGAGCTAACACAAAAGTTAGAACTGAATTATAATACGGTCAACGGTGCAATTAATAGACTTTTTATCAGTGGAAAAATAGAAAGAGTAGACAGAGGGAAATATACTCTTGATTTGCCTCTACCTGAGGGCCAAACAACTTTATTCAAATCAGAAAATGATAATATAGGAGACATAGGAGATGCATGAGGGTGAAGTATGGCTTTAAGAGATTTGACATTGGAGATTACGCGCAAGTGCCCAATGAGTTGTAAATTATGTTCATCTAATGGTGGTAAACCTTGCGATCCTGAATTTACTTTTGAAGAACTAAAGGGAATAGTAGATCAGGCTAAAGAATTAGGGGTAACTGAGATTTCTTTGTCAGGAGGAGAGCCTTTTACTTCTCTTTTTCTCAGTGATTTGTGTAAATACATAAGTGATTTGGATATTGATGTTTTCGTATTCACTTCTGGGAATTATTCTGATACTACTAATATAACTTCTCCCATCCCATTAGATAAATTGATTAAGTTACAAAAGTCTGGTGCAAAGAAGATTGTCTTTAGTCTACATGGCTCAAATGCTGTTATTCACGATAAAATAACTAGAAAAGAAGGCAGTTATAACAATTTATTACAGTCCATCAGAAATGCTAAAGAAGTAGATTTGGAATTGGAAGTACATGTTGTTCCGGTTAGGGAGAACTACAAAGATATACCTGCAATAGTAGATTTGTTGAATTGTATCGGTGTGGAGTCTCTTCATATATTAAGATTTGTACCACAAGGTAGGGGAGAAACATATAGAGAAGAACTAGAGCTTAATAAAATAGAGCAATTTGAATTAAATGGGATGTTGAATAATATTGTAGCCAACTCTCCAATTACAATCACAGTCGGTGCTCATTTTAATGATTTTGATATAAAAACAACAGGTAGGTGTACGGCTGGTACAAGAAAAGCTGTAATAAGGCCTGATGGATGTGTGTATCCATGTGTAGGTATGAAATGTCTTCAAAATCTTTCTACTTACGATGTTCGATCTAAAAACCTAAAGGACATTATAGATAATTCTTCGTGTTTTGTTCTATCTAGGAACCTTTTAAAAGAAGAAAACTGTTGCTTGGCTCAAAAGCTGGCTAAAAGAGATATTGTAGCCATAGATAAAAAAACGTTTGATAAAAAACTATCTATGAAACCCTTTAACGCTTGTACATATCAATTGAGTTGAGAATTATGACTGAATCTATTACTGATAAAGATCTTCTGGTATGGTTTCAATCTAACTATAAAAAGATTCCATTTATAAATTTGGCAGATCTAATTGATGAAAGATTAGATAGAAGCTCTCGACTTGAAACAACTATAAAAAAAGAATTGAACATAAAGCAAGAGCTCCACGAACAAAAAGAGATACTTAAAAAAATGTGGAAAGACTTAGTTGCAAATGCCATTATATATCTAAAGCTTCAGGATAAAAGAGAAAAATATAATGACGATGGCGATTATGGAATCGATCAGCTAGCAGATTTTTTTGATGAGTATTGCGATTTTGAAAAGCTCCTTTATGGTAGTAGTGACTATTATAGAGATCACGTATCACATGTATTTAAAGTTTTTTTGCTTGGGGAATATCTGGTCAGAGAAAAACTTCCTGGTGGATTTTCTTCGATAGAACTTTTTGATCATAAACTAGATGTTTCGTGGAAAAAAGCTTCTAATGATTATGAAGATGAACAAGAAAGAAAAGATAAGAAATATACGATTACTGAACAAGAAAAAGAAGCTATGTGGTGTGTTGTTTCTTTAACTCATGATTTGGGATATCCAACTGAAATAATGTATAAGATTCCAGAAAAAATGAGAAAAATGCTAAGTACATTCAACATAGATGTTTCTTATAATGCTTCTCATCAGAGTCAAATATATAATGATCACATTCTCAAACTAGTTGCTTCTGACTTAGAAAGGCATTCTGTTTATTCAAGAAAAGGAAAAAAATATTACTACACAACTCATATAAAATCAAAGTATTATTCAAAATATTCTAGATCTTTAGAACAATGGGATCATGGTCTTGAAAGTTGTATATTGCTTGCCAAAACTCTCGTTTATTTTTTGGAAATGGATTGCAGTTTAGATGAAAGGAAAAAAATGGATACTTTAGATGCAAGACACTTTTTAATTAGGCAAAGGATGTTAAAAGCAATTGCGAGTCATAACTGCAATTACATTTATCATTTAAAACTTGATATGTCCTTCCTGCTTAGAATAATTGATGAAATGCAGGAGTGGGGAAGACCTCGATTATCAGATTTGTTCTCAACATCACCTATTTCTTCACTCGAAATAAAGGAATTCACGCAAGAGATAATTGATTATACAATACAATTTGATTATGGAAAATGCACTCCTGTATCTATAAATATAGAAGAAGCTCATAGAAATATAAAAGAATATTTTAGACGAAAAATTGATTTATATACAATGGTATTAAGAAGTGCAGTTGATGGCAAAAACAGAAATTTTACTTTGAAGTTTAATGTTGTTGACAAAATAGAGATTTCAAAACCAGTTACTTATCAGTTTACGCATGAAAATCCAAAAGATGTGACTATTAGTATTTGCTACTACAATTCTGATGATTCACATTCTACTTTGGAAAGAGATACATATGTGAAGATGAGTATTTTTGAAAATACTGAAGCTAAATGGAAAGAATTCTACAAGAAATATTACTCATGAAAAACACATCAATTTTTAAAAAAAAAATATGTGAATGTACAAAATGTATTAACCTTGTAAAATCACGTAGTTTAGCGGTTCCTGGATATGGTTATCCTGATGCAGACATTCTTTTCATTGGTCTAGCTCCGGGTAGATATGGAGCCGACAAGACTGGAAAGCCTTTTACAAAAGATGCTTCTGGCAAGATATTTCAAACTGCTTTGTCCCTCTCAGATATGAGTATGGAACCAAATGGGCTTGATCAAAGAGAAGAACTTCTAAAAGCTTATGTGACTAATCTGGTCAAATGCAATCCAAGGGACGAGAAAGGAAACAATAGATACCCTACTTCAGATGAAGTAGAAAACTGTCTTGAATATTTGCATGATGAGCTTGATTTAATTAATGCTCCAGTTGTTGTTCCTTTAGGAAAGCTCTCGACAGAGCATGTAACTGGTCGGAAATGTAAAAAACTTAGTTCATTACATAATGTGCCTATACGCATGGAAAAATTCTGGTGTGTTCCATTCCTCCATCCTTCATATGTTGCAAGAGGCGCTTATTCCAGAGAGACTTATTTTGATGATTTTAGATCTCTTTCTAAATTTGTTAGAGATAACAAATAGAAGAAAAATCACAATACAATTAAAAAACAAGAAAAAATGAAAGATCCTCAGCAGAGGTCTTTCAGGTGGAACTGGTACTTACCGAGTTTGCCGCCGTAGTTTCCTGCTGTGATCTTTGATACGCCAGGAACTGCGATAGCTGCTTCGATACCTGCCTTCATTGCCTTTTGGATAGCATCCTCGTCGACACCGTTGATGACAAGCTCGTAAACTGCCTTTACACCTTCTGGGATTTCAGTACCTTCGACCTTGTCCCTGATGGATGGGCAGAACTTCTCGTTTGCAGTTGCTTTCATGAACTTGTAGTTGTTAAAACCAGCCTTGGAACCACTTGCAACAATTCCGCCTGGGAATGGAGTGATTGTACCCTCAAGGTCCTTGATAGCGTCTACTGCAACTTCTGCTGCTGTAAGTGCTGTCATCTGGCTGTCACCGAAGATAAAGAAGTTACCGCCTGCAATGCCTGCTACAGCGCCAATGTTCTCTTCTACAAGGAAGTCACCCTCCATGATTGGGATGCTGTACATCTTGCGACCGTCGATCTCTGTCTCGGATTCCATTCCGTCACCGAAGAATTTGAGTTTGAAACCTACGTTGAACTGCTTCTCAGCTTCTGGCATACCGTTGAAAACAGCTGTTGTTGGAGCTGTAAGTACACACTGGCCGAGGCGCTCAAGTAACTGGTGTTCAAGTGATTCGTATCCGAAGGTGCAGAACTGGACATATACACCAGGTCTTCCGTCAGGAGTCTCCTCAGGACCTACGAATTTTTCAATACCTGCTTCTGCAGGGCACATAATAACAGAGGTACCGAATCCTGTTGCTTCAAGTGCAGCTATCTCTGCCCAGCGTTTTGTTGCTGCGGTGATAAGTACTCTTGAGATCTTGATCGGGAACGCTTCTGCAAAAGTATCTTCGATTTCTACTCCATTGATTTCCATAATAATCCCTTGTTTTAAGTTGAATCAAGTAGCCAACATTCACATGTTGCACTAACTATAGCAGTAATACAAGACAATTACAATACATATACTCTTCGAAATGCAGGCTAAAAGAAGACTACCTTCCGCCTGACTTGCGGTAGGTTTTATCAAAAAGGGCGAACATCTCCCTGTCAATTTCCTGAAACTTGCCAATTTCAAAAATAGCTTCACTGACAATAGCTGAAATAGATTCGATGTTCGAAAGGTTTGCAAGGCTCTTAGATGAACTGGCAGTAGATTCGACCATCTGTTCCTTTATTGATATCTCGCACACCTCAACAATAGCATTGACAGCAAGTGAGGCATTATCTGATTGATTGCTTGACGCCGCAACCGTGCAGAAGTTTTCCATAACAGGAATAATTCGTGAAACTTTTTCATCGGAATGTTTCCTTGCGGCAACCACACCGATATCTTTCAACGCCGATGTAACATCAGCAAGAGAATCCATTCCGAATAACTCCCCGACTTCTTCCAGCGCCTCTATCACTTTATCAAGGCAATCGTGTTTTTCCCTGTCAGGAGATTCCTGTACGGTTTTGATTCCAATGTCCCTCAAAGAGTATATTATAAGCTTCTTTAGGTGTTTTTGGTCTTTGCTGTCAACTGTTCTTGCAACTTCAAGCAGGACTTCCCGGATCTTCCCAAGCGTTGCAGTGTCTCTGTTCACAGCTGCGTCAAGTGCTATTTTTTTAAGCAGGATAACTGATTTCTCAGTGCTGTCCAGCATATCTTTTTTAGCTGATGCGATCCCGATGTCACCGGTAGCGATTGCAAGTTTGTGAAGTGGGGTAACAACTACCTTATTTCTAAAAATGTCAACTAAATCCTTAATACCCTTTGAACGTTTGATGAGTGTGAGTTTATCTAACTGAGGGAAATACTCTATTTCCCTGTGCAGTTCGAAGAAACCTGACATTTTGTCCAGGCTTTGTAAAGTGAAACTTTCCATACCGGCTTGTGAGGCTTCTTTTCCAATGGCACCGAATGCATCGATAACTTCCATCAGTACGAACCTGTTCTCCTCTTCTCTTGAAAGAATGGCAAGCTGATACAGATGTATATTGATATATTTTATAATGAGGTTCTTTTTTCCACCGGAACTGAGAACTTTAGAGCATAGCTTTGGGATTGTTTTTACTCCCACACTTGCAGTGAAATCATCATTATTCCTGACCGCCCCGCGAATAATATCGACCACAGGCTGGAGAGGATCAATATTCTCTTTTCCCGCTTCCAGTTTCCTGTAACTCTCACTCATATCATATATCTGAAGGTCGCTGGTCAGTTTCTCATAAGTTTTCTTCACTGATTCCGTTCTGAGATAATCAGCAAGAAGGAAAGCCAGTACTGAGAGAATGAGTGAATATACAAACAGCATGATCATTCCCATAGGTTTGAAAGTTCCAAGAAAATGCATTATCGATGCTGCCAGAGTAAAGGTTCCGATCGTGTAAGAGAGCATATCTGTAAGTGCATCTCTCTTACTCGCAAGCCAGAGACCCGCTACCCAGAAAAGCCCAAAACAGATAGCAAGAAGAACATTACTCCAGAAAATATCCATCTGCTGGTTTACAAGTATGATGGAAATATAACCAAACTGGATAACCACTGAACCGATAGAAAGATCAGCTCCAACATCCCTGATATTGATCTTCAGGTAATTTTTGATCAGGATGTCTGCAATAAGAAAAAGTGATATTACACCGCTTATGAGAGCTGTATCAACGATATCGGGTATGAGAATCTCCATAGCTTTTATATTGTTGATTTGTATTTATATATATAGTTATTGAAATCATCCTGCTGACATCGCAATAAATGGATAATTACTTGTATTTCAATTCACTATTTTCAAAAACAGAAAGTCTAAACAAACATTAATAACCACAAAAATTTAAAATCCTTACAATGGTGAAATTATGCTGAAGATAACTCCATATATGGGACCACTTGTCATCATCGTTTCAATAGCAGGACTGTGGCAACCTTTACTTGGTTATTTCATGCTGCTGGTTTTTGGTGCGATTTTCCTGATAGCACCATTCAGAGGCCGCTGGTTCTGTGGAAATCTTTGTCCCCGGGGAAGCTTCATGGATTTTTGGGTAGGTAAAGTCTCAGAAAAAAGAAAGATACCTAAAATTCTCAAAAGCTACTTTATCAGAGTTCCTCTTTTTATGCTCATGATGGTCTTTATGGGTTACAGGCTCATGAACACTCATGGAATCGTGAACCAGATAGGTATGGTGCTTGTAATAATGTGTCTGACTACGTCTTCTATTGCGGTTATTCTGGGAGTTACAATCGCTCCAAGGACATGGTGCACTTTCTGTCCGATGGGAACCCTGCAAAGTATTGTGGGTGTAAACAAATATCCGCTACAAATGGACATAGAAAAATGTATCAAATGCCACAAATGTGAAAAAATTTGTCCCATGCACCTGAATATTGTGGATATGACACACAATCCTGATTGTATCAAATGCGGAAGGTGCATTGATATTTGTCCTAAAGATGCACTGAGTTTCAAGAAATCTGCAAAAGATGCATGATTTTTCTTCTCTGCTTTTCTTTTTTATCTTTAAATTCTATTTTCCCGGCAGATACAAAAACAATGACCCGCTTTTAAAAGTAAATGGACACACTGAACTTTGATGGCTCATGCGACCCAAATCCCGGAGGAATAATGGGATTTGGATGGATAATCAACTGGAGCAATGGCAAAAAACCAACTGAAGGGAGTAAGGAAAAGAAACCTTCAAAATCCAATACCAATAATGTTGCCGAGTACACCGCCCTGAAGGAAGGTATTTCCAATTACCTGAAACTGGGAGGAAAAGGCCCACTTCAGGTTTACGGGGATAGCAAACTTGTCATCAGTCAGATGTCAGGGAAATGGAAAGTCAATAACCAGAACCTTGCAAAAATCAAAGAGGAAACGGATTCTATAATCAAAAAACACAATCTGAAGGTCAAATTCACATGGGTCCCCAGGGAACAGAACAGCATTGCTGACAGGCTTGCACTGCCTAAATCCAGACGCAACAAAATGTCAAAATCGGACTCAAAGTCTTCAAAGGAAAGTTCTGTTAAACCTGAGAACAGAAAGTTCGTTGCAGATGTGAACTCATCCTCTGTATCCTCAAAACTGAGACTTCAGATAAACGAACTTAATACTTCCCCCTCACCCGGTTTCAAATCCTTTGCACAGCTTAAGGTTGGCGGTTTTGATTCATTTTCAAAGAAGAAACTTGAGACTTTACAGAAGGAAGCAGGTCCTAAAGCTTCATCAATAGTCAAAAAAGAGTTTCCCAAAAATTCAAGTCAGCAGGCTTCAGCTCTCAGATGGATGCTGAGGGGGCTTGCTACTGATCTTGCAATAAAGAAGGTCAAAGTCGATATTGAGCTCAGCAAAAAGAAGAAAAGGTAACCTTTTACATAGACCGAAATGCTAAGGTTTTTAGTGATAATTGATGTTGTTTTCTCCAATACACAGGACAATTTTCAACATTTTTTTACATCCAATATGCATGC is a genomic window containing:
- a CDS encoding transglutaminase family protein, whose translation is MTARQDYLKPTDIIDFNHPSVMKKAKELASNSQNPTEISRLCFEFVRDEIKHSYDYRMNPVTLKASEVLEYGTGYCYAKSHLLAALLRANSIPAGICYQRLSKDDNADGGPFCLHALNAVYLEEFGWYRIDARGNKEGVDAQFNPPHEQLAYEIRIEGEADLPEIWADPISVVVEVLTEYKSYDEVYENLPDVPLINKK
- a CDS encoding radical SAM protein, with protein sequence MALRDLTLEITRKCPMSCKLCSSNGGKPCDPEFTFEELKGIVDQAKELGVTEISLSGGEPFTSLFLSDLCKYISDLDIDVFVFTSGNYSDTTNITSPIPLDKLIKLQKSGAKKIVFSLHGSNAVIHDKITRKEGSYNNLLQSIRNAKEVDLELEVHVVPVRENYKDIPAIVDLLNCIGVESLHILRFVPQGRGETYREELELNKIEQFELNGMLNNIVANSPITITVGAHFNDFDIKTTGRCTAGTRKAVIRPDGCVYPCVGMKCLQNLSTYDVRSKNLKDIIDNSSCFVLSRNLLKEENCCLAQKLAKRDIVAIDKKTFDKKLSMKPFNACTYQLS
- a CDS encoding uracil-DNA glycosylase yields the protein MKNTSIFKKKICECTKCINLVKSRSLAVPGYGYPDADILFIGLAPGRYGADKTGKPFTKDASGKIFQTALSLSDMSMEPNGLDQREELLKAYVTNLVKCNPRDEKGNNRYPTSDEVENCLEYLHDELDLINAPVVVPLGKLSTEHVTGRKCKKLSSLHNVPIRMEKFWCVPFLHPSYVARGAYSRETYFDDFRSLSKFVRDNK
- the fhcD gene encoding formylmethanofuran--tetrahydromethanopterin N-formyltransferase, which produces MEINGVEIEDTFAEAFPIKISRVLITAATKRWAEIAALEATGFGTSVIMCPAEAGIEKFVGPEETPDGRPGVYVQFCTFGYESLEHQLLERLGQCVLTAPTTAVFNGMPEAEKQFNVGFKLKFFGDGMESETEIDGRKMYSIPIMEGDFLVEENIGAVAGIAGGNFFIFGDSQMTALTAAEVAVDAIKDLEGTITPFPGGIVASGSKAGFNNYKFMKATANEKFCPSIRDKVEGTEIPEGVKAVYELVINGVDEDAIQKAMKAGIEAAIAVPGVSKITAGNYGGKLGKYQFHLKDLC
- a CDS encoding 4Fe-4S binding protein gives rise to the protein MLKITPYMGPLVIIVSIAGLWQPLLGYFMLLVFGAIFLIAPFRGRWFCGNLCPRGSFMDFWVGKVSEKRKIPKILKSYFIRVPLFMLMMVFMGYRLMNTHGIVNQIGMVLVIMCLTTSSIAVILGVTIAPRTWCTFCPMGTLQSIVGVNKYPLQMDIEKCIKCHKCEKICPMHLNIVDMTHNPDCIKCGRCIDICPKDALSFKKSAKDA
- a CDS encoding ribonuclease HI family protein; the protein is MDTLNFDGSCDPNPGGIMGFGWIINWSNGKKPTEGSKEKKPSKSNTNNVAEYTALKEGISNYLKLGGKGPLQVYGDSKLVISQMSGKWKVNNQNLAKIKEETDSIIKKHNLKVKFTWVPREQNSIADRLALPKSRRNKMSKSDSKSSKESSVKPENRKFVADVNSSSVSSKLRLQINELNTSPSPGFKSFAQLKVGGFDSFSKKKLETLQKEAGPKASSIVKKEFPKNSSQQASALRWMLRGLATDLAIKKVKVDIELSKKKKR